The nucleotide sequence GCCCGGGAGTTCCGGCCCGACCTGGTGATCCTGGACGTCATGCTGCCCGACATGGACGGGATGGAGGTGCTGCGCCGTATCCGCGCCGAGATCGACCACGTACCGGTGCTCTTCCTGACCGCGCGCGATGCCGTGGAGGACCGGATCGCAGGCCTGACGGCGGGCGGCGACGACTACGTCACCAAACCGTTCTCCATCGAGGAGCTGGTGTTGCGGCTGCGTGCCCTGCTGATGCGGTCGAAGCTGAGCGTCAGCACCAACTCCCCCACCCTGTCGGTCGGCGACCTCACACTGGACGAGGAGACCAGGGAGGTATTCCGTGGCGGCGCCGCCATCACGCTGACGGCCACCGAGTTCGAGCTGCTCCGGTTCCTGATGCGGAACGCCAGAAGGGTGCTGAGCAAGGCCCAGATCCTGGACCGGGTGTGGAACTACGATTTCGGCGGCCAGGCCAACATCGTCGAGTTGTACATCTCCTACCTGCGCAAGAAGATCGATGCCGGCCGCGACCCGATGATCCATACGGTTCGCGGGTTCGGCTACGTGATCAAGCCCGCTCCCCCGGTCTGAGCAGATGCCCTTCGGCCGTAGAACTGTCCATGCCGTCGCGCCCGGTCCGTCCAGGGCCAGATCAGCCGTGAGGTTCCGATGACCGTCACCCTGCAGACGTCCACTCCGTCCGAGGATTCGCCCGACAGCGCTGTCTCCGCGACACCGAGACGACGGTGGATCGTCCGGATCTGGCGGGGCGCCGAGGACGACCCGCGATGGGCCAGGCCGGCCCTGTTCGGACTGCTCGCGGTCACCGCTGCGCTGTACCTGATCAACCTGACGTCCTCCGGCTGGGCGAACGCCTTCTACTCAGCGGCCGCGCAGGCCGG is from Nakamurella sp. PAMC28650 and encodes:
- a CDS encoding response regulator transcription factor; this translates as MTITAPFAGFVPTTDASRESLRGPGNRAIKALVVDDEQTLSELVGLALRFEGWDIRIAGDGQSAVTAAREFRPDLVILDVMLPDMDGMEVLRRIRAEIDHVPVLFLTARDAVEDRIAGLTAGGDDYVTKPFSIEELVLRLRALLMRSKLSVSTNSPTLSVGDLTLDEETREVFRGGAAITLTATEFELLRFLMRNARRVLSKAQILDRVWNYDFGGQANIVELYISYLRKKIDAGRDPMIHTVRGFGYVIKPAPPV